In one window of Burkholderia cenocepacia DNA:
- the rplS gene encoding 50S ribosomal protein L19, with amino-acid sequence MNLIAKLEQEEIERALAGKTIPDFAPGDTVIVNVNVVEGNRKRVQAYEGVVIAIRNRGLNSNFIVRKISSGEGVERTFQTYSPLLASIVVKRRGDVRRAKLYYLRERSGKSARIKEKLVSKDRAAAASQE; translated from the coding sequence ATGAATCTGATCGCAAAACTTGAGCAGGAAGAAATCGAGCGCGCGCTCGCCGGCAAGACCATCCCCGATTTCGCCCCGGGCGACACGGTGATCGTGAACGTGAACGTGGTTGAAGGTAACCGCAAGCGCGTTCAGGCTTACGAAGGCGTCGTGATCGCGATTCGCAATCGTGGTCTGAACTCGAACTTCATCGTCCGCAAGATCTCGTCGGGCGAAGGCGTCGAGCGTACGTTCCAGACGTACTCGCCGCTGCTGGCAAGCATCGTCGTGAAGCGTCGCGGTGATGTGCGTCGTGCGAAGCTGTACTACCTGCGCGAGCGTTCGGGCAAGTCGGCTCGTATCAAGGAAAAGCTGGTGTCGAAGGATCGCGCCGCAGCAGCTTCCCAAGAGTAA
- the trmD gene encoding tRNA (guanosine(37)-N1)-methyltransferase TrmD, which translates to MNQVTESAVQFDVVTLFPEMFRALTDWGITSRAVKQGRFGLRTWNPRDFTTDNYRTVDDRPYGGGPGMVMLARPLEAAIDAAKAAQAEQGIASTRVVMMSPQGAPLTHDRAVRMAQEPGVVVLCGRYEAIDQRLLDRCVDEEISLGDFVLSGGELPAMAMMDAVVRLLPGVLNDSLSAVQDSFADGLLDCPHYTRPEEYDGVRVPDVLLGGHHAEIEKWRRQEALRNTLRKRPDLIVRARREKLLSRADEAWLANLAREAKDAS; encoded by the coding sequence ATGAACCAGGTTACCGAGAGCGCGGTGCAGTTCGACGTCGTCACGCTCTTTCCCGAGATGTTCCGTGCACTGACCGACTGGGGAATCACCAGCCGGGCCGTCAAGCAGGGGCGCTTCGGGTTGCGCACCTGGAACCCGCGTGATTTCACGACGGACAACTACCGCACGGTCGACGATCGTCCGTACGGCGGTGGTCCGGGCATGGTGATGCTGGCCAGGCCGCTCGAAGCCGCAATCGACGCCGCGAAAGCGGCGCAGGCGGAGCAGGGTATCGCGAGCACGCGCGTCGTGATGATGTCGCCGCAAGGCGCGCCGCTCACGCACGATCGCGCGGTGCGGATGGCGCAGGAACCCGGCGTCGTCGTGCTGTGCGGTCGCTACGAGGCGATCGACCAGCGCCTGCTCGACCGTTGCGTCGACGAGGAAATCAGCCTCGGCGATTTCGTGCTGTCGGGCGGCGAGCTGCCGGCGATGGCGATGATGGATGCAGTCGTGCGGTTGCTGCCCGGCGTGCTGAACGATTCGTTGTCGGCCGTGCAGGACAGCTTCGCCGATGGCCTGCTCGATTGTCCGCACTACACGCGCCCCGAGGAATACGACGGTGTACGCGTGCCGGACGTGCTGCTCGGCGGGCATCATGCCGAGATCGAGAAGTGGCGGCGCCAGGAAGCATTGAGGAATACGTTGCGGAAGCGGCCGGACCTGATCGTCCGGGCGCGCCGCGAAAAGTTGTTGAGCCGGGCCGACGAGGCCTGGCTCGCGAACCTCGCACGCGAAGCGAAGGACGCCTCCTGA
- a CDS encoding sigma-54 dependent transcriptional regulator: MGADQRHVIYYSREPNDALRGHFDECGWRVDLAETVRDVRRVVQHGVATAGLLDFSPGFKPSDLRELESCLSIQHIGWIAATRRGQLQDATLRHLIRDYCFDYVTMPYETARIVETVGHAHGMVALTDPVAPPVGAGRSEGEMVGTCDAMLGLFRTIRRVAATDAPVFISGESGTGKELTAVAIHERSSRAQAPFIAINCGAIPSTLLQAELFGYERGAFTGANQRKIGRVEAANGGTLFLDEIGDLPLESQASLLRFLQEGKIERLGAHVSVPVDVRVICATHVDMEAALREGRFREDLFHRLCVLKIEEPPLRARGKDIEVLARHMLDRFKGDAHRRLRGFSPDAVASLYGYSWPGNVRELINRVRRAIVMSEGRMITAADLELNDYAMLAPVSLLEAREAAERQAIEQALLRHRGRFADAARELGVSRVTLYRLMCAHGMRDRGDTLGGFSAPLPELPRHAC; the protein is encoded by the coding sequence ATGGGAGCCGATCAGCGGCACGTGATCTACTATTCGCGCGAACCGAACGACGCGTTGCGCGGCCATTTCGACGAATGCGGCTGGCGCGTCGATCTCGCCGAGACCGTGCGCGATGTGCGGCGCGTCGTGCAGCACGGCGTGGCAACCGCCGGCCTGCTCGATTTCTCGCCGGGCTTCAAGCCGTCGGACCTGCGCGAACTCGAATCCTGCCTGAGCATCCAGCACATCGGCTGGATCGCGGCGACGCGACGCGGCCAGTTGCAGGACGCGACGCTGCGCCATCTCATTCGCGACTATTGCTTCGACTACGTGACGATGCCGTACGAAACGGCGCGGATCGTCGAGACCGTCGGTCATGCGCACGGCATGGTCGCCCTGACCGATCCCGTTGCGCCACCCGTCGGCGCCGGGCGCAGCGAAGGCGAGATGGTTGGCACCTGCGATGCGATGCTCGGGCTGTTCCGGACGATCCGTCGTGTCGCGGCAACCGATGCGCCGGTGTTCATCTCCGGCGAGTCGGGCACGGGCAAGGAGTTGACGGCGGTCGCGATTCACGAGCGTTCGTCGCGCGCGCAGGCGCCGTTCATCGCGATCAATTGCGGGGCGATACCGTCGACGCTGCTGCAGGCCGAACTGTTCGGCTATGAACGCGGCGCGTTTACCGGCGCGAACCAGCGCAAGATCGGCCGCGTCGAGGCCGCCAACGGCGGCACGCTGTTTCTCGACGAGATCGGCGATTTGCCGCTCGAAAGCCAGGCGAGCCTGTTGCGCTTCCTGCAGGAAGGCAAGATCGAGCGGCTCGGCGCGCACGTGTCGGTGCCGGTCGACGTACGCGTGATTTGCGCGACGCACGTGGACATGGAAGCGGCGCTGCGCGAAGGGCGCTTCCGCGAGGATCTGTTTCACCGGCTGTGCGTGCTGAAGATCGAGGAGCCGCCGTTGCGCGCGCGCGGCAAGGACATCGAGGTGCTCGCGCGTCACATGCTCGATCGCTTCAAGGGCGATGCGCATCGCCGCCTGCGCGGTTTTTCGCCTGACGCGGTCGCATCGCTGTACGGCTATTCGTGGCCGGGCAACGTGCGCGAGCTGATCAATCGCGTACGCCGCGCGATCGTGATGTCGGAAGGCCGAATGATCACCGCGGCCGATCTCGAACTGAACGACTATGCGATGCTCGCGCCGGTATCGCTGCTGGAGGCGCGCGAGGCGGCCGAGCGGCAGGCGATCGAGCAGGCGCTGCTGCGCCATCGCGGCCGTTTTGCCGATGCCGCGCGTGAGCTCGGCGTGTCGCGCGTCACGCTCTACCGGCTGATGTGCGCGCACGGCATGCGCGACCGCGGCGACACGCTGGGAGGGTTTTCGGCACCGTTGCCGGAGCTTCCGCGTCACGCTTGCTAA
- the pmbA gene encoding metalloprotease PmbA — translation MAANLDVQARYFPHTQDQLKEIASDILRHAKALGATDAATEISEGDGLSVSVRRGEVETIEHNRDKMVGVTVFIGKKRGNASTSDFSPAAIKDTVAAAYNIARFTAEDEAAGLAEAELLETDPRDLDLYHPWALSADEAVELARRAEDAAFAVSPQIRNSEGASVSAQHSQFVLATSRGFLAGYPYSRHYIACAPIAGSGRHMQRDDWYSSKRSAIDLAAPEAVGRYAAERALARMGARRLDTRKVPVLFEAPLAAGLLGAFVQAVSGGALYRKTSFLVDSLGKPVFAPHIQVVEDPHVPRAMGSAPFDEEGVRTRARSVVKDGVVEGYFLSTYSARKLGTQTTGNAGGSHNLALRSSNTQAGDDFDAMLKKLGTGLLLTELMGQGVNYVTGDYSRGAAGFWVENGVIQYPVEEITVASTLQEMFRHIVAIGADSLVRGTKETGSVLIEQMTIAGQ, via the coding sequence ATGGCAGCCAATCTCGATGTACAAGCGCGCTATTTCCCGCACACGCAGGACCAGCTCAAGGAAATCGCGTCGGACATCCTTCGCCATGCGAAGGCGCTCGGCGCGACCGACGCCGCGACCGAAATCTCCGAGGGCGACGGCCTGTCGGTGTCGGTGCGCCGCGGCGAAGTCGAAACGATCGAGCACAACCGCGACAAGATGGTCGGCGTCACCGTGTTCATCGGCAAGAAGCGCGGCAACGCGAGCACGTCGGACTTCTCGCCGGCCGCGATCAAGGATACCGTCGCGGCCGCGTACAACATCGCGCGCTTCACGGCCGAGGACGAAGCGGCCGGCCTCGCCGAGGCCGAGTTGCTCGAAACCGACCCGCGCGACCTCGACCTGTACCACCCGTGGGCGCTGAGCGCCGACGAGGCCGTCGAGCTCGCCCGCCGCGCGGAAGACGCCGCGTTCGCGGTCAGCCCGCAGATTCGCAATTCGGAAGGCGCGAGCGTGTCGGCGCAGCACTCGCAGTTCGTGCTGGCGACGTCGCGCGGCTTCCTTGCCGGCTATCCGTACTCGCGCCACTACATCGCATGCGCGCCGATCGCGGGTAGCGGCCGTCACATGCAGCGCGACGACTGGTATTCGTCGAAGCGCAGCGCGATCGATCTCGCCGCGCCCGAAGCGGTGGGCCGTTACGCGGCCGAACGCGCGCTTGCGCGGATGGGCGCGCGCCGTCTCGACACGCGCAAGGTGCCCGTGCTGTTCGAGGCGCCGCTCGCGGCCGGCCTGCTCGGCGCATTCGTGCAGGCGGTGAGCGGCGGCGCGCTGTATCGCAAGACGTCGTTCCTCGTCGACAGCCTCGGCAAGCCGGTGTTCGCGCCGCACATCCAGGTCGTCGAGGATCCGCATGTGCCGCGCGCGATGGGCAGCGCGCCGTTCGACGAGGAAGGCGTGCGCACGCGGGCGCGCAGCGTCGTGAAGGACGGTGTCGTCGAAGGCTATTTCCTGTCGACCTATTCGGCACGCAAGCTCGGCACGCAAACCACCGGCAACGCGGGCGGCTCGCACAACCTCGCGCTGCGCAGCTCGAACACGCAGGCGGGCGACGATTTCGACGCGATGCTGAAGAAGCTCGGCACGGGCCTGCTGCTGACCGAGCTGATGGGGCAGGGCGTGAACTACGTGACGGGCGACTATTCGCGCGGCGCGGCGGGCTTCTGGGTGGAGAACGGCGTGATCCAGTATCCGGTCGAGGAAATCACCGTTGCCAGCACGCTGCAGGAGATGTTCCGCCATATCGTCGCGATCGGTGCGGATTCGCTCGTGCGCGGCACGAAGGAAACCGGCTCGGTGCTGATCGAGCAGATGACGATCGCAGGGCAGTAA
- a CDS encoding CoA pyrophosphatase — protein MNRRPIIDPEVLPVEGTGAGLPVIDSRLLTPSGLRERFARTLEWSVEPGEARLQEGVDPRSAAVLVPLVVRESGLTVLLTQRADHLNDHAGQISFPGGRREPFDRDATATALREAKEEIGLDAERVEILGVLPDYLTGTGFCVTPVVGLVHPPFTVQADTFEVAEIFEVPLAFVMNPANHQVRVFRWEGGERRFFAMPYPNGESGGHYFIWGATAAMFRNLYRFLAAG, from the coding sequence TTGAATCGCCGCCCCATCATCGATCCCGAAGTCTTGCCGGTCGAAGGCACCGGTGCCGGCCTGCCTGTCATCGATTCCCGGTTGCTGACGCCGTCCGGCCTGCGCGAACGTTTCGCACGCACGCTCGAATGGAGCGTCGAGCCCGGCGAGGCGAGGCTGCAGGAGGGCGTCGATCCACGTAGCGCGGCCGTTCTCGTGCCGCTCGTCGTCCGCGAGTCGGGCCTCACCGTGCTGCTGACGCAGCGCGCCGATCACCTGAACGACCACGCCGGGCAAATCAGTTTTCCCGGCGGCCGGCGCGAGCCGTTCGACCGCGATGCGACCGCCACCGCACTGCGCGAGGCGAAGGAAGAGATCGGACTGGACGCCGAACGCGTCGAGATTCTCGGTGTGCTGCCCGACTACCTCACCGGCACGGGTTTCTGCGTGACGCCGGTCGTCGGCCTCGTGCATCCGCCGTTCACGGTGCAGGCCGACACCTTCGAAGTCGCCGAGATTTTCGAAGTGCCGCTCGCGTTCGTGATGAATCCCGCGAACCATCAGGTCCGCGTGTTCCGGTGGGAAGGCGGCGAGCGTCGTTTTTTTGCCATGCCCTATCCGAACGGCGAGTCGGGCGGGCATTACTTCATCTGGGGCGCAACTGCCGCCATGTTTCGCAATCTGTATCGCTTCTTGGCCGCCGGCTAG
- the yjgA gene encoding ribosome biogenesis factor YjgA, with amino-acid sequence MTRKTRIQPIEPVAEEDDNGYDRPSKSQLKREMHELQVLGQALVDLPKDALKRMPMPESLGDAVREARRITDHEGKRRQLQYVGRVMRSLTDDETAALRTALDAQRGVNKAATARLHWIERTREQLLASDDALTEFLRQHPDADIQEGRTLIRNARKEAQQGKPPRYFRELFQWIKAAGGASDSDDEAADDAGDDHDDEA; translated from the coding sequence ATGACACGCAAAACCCGAATCCAGCCGATCGAGCCTGTCGCCGAAGAAGACGACAACGGCTACGATCGCCCCAGCAAATCCCAGTTGAAGCGCGAAATGCACGAGCTGCAGGTGCTCGGCCAGGCGCTCGTCGACCTGCCGAAAGACGCACTGAAGCGCATGCCGATGCCCGAAAGTCTCGGGGACGCCGTGCGCGAGGCCCGCCGGATCACCGATCACGAAGGCAAGCGCCGCCAGCTTCAGTACGTCGGCCGCGTGATGCGCTCGCTGACCGACGACGAAACGGCCGCGCTGCGCACCGCGCTCGACGCGCAACGCGGCGTGAACAAGGCCGCCACCGCCCGCCTGCACTGGATCGAGCGCACGCGCGAGCAACTGCTCGCGAGCGACGACGCGCTGACCGAATTCCTGCGCCAGCACCCCGACGCCGACATCCAGGAAGGCCGCACGCTGATCCGCAACGCGCGCAAGGAAGCGCAGCAAGGCAAGCCGCCGCGCTATTTCCGCGAGCTGTTCCAGTGGATCAAGGCCGCGGGCGGCGCGTCCGACAGCGACGACGAAGCGGCCGACGACGCCGGAGACGACCATGACGACGAAGCGTAA
- the rsgA gene encoding ribosome small subunit-dependent GTPase A, with the protein MSRPTSRKPAPRASGAQRAEGRVIAAHGRHYIVAPDDGGPMLQCFPRGKKSDIAVGDRVAYELASADQGVIVEIGERRNLLYRSDQFKSKLFAANLDQLLIVLATEPYFSEDLLGRALIAAEANELKPLVVLNKIDVETALPVARERLAPYRALGYDALELSVKGAPDDARAQLMPHLAGHSTILLGQSGMGKSTLVNLLVPDAEAATREISAALNSGRHTTTFTRLYPLEGGGALIDSPGFQEFGLYHLTEGRLERAFPEFRPLLADCRFYNCHHLHEPGCAILEAVADGRIAPSRHALYAQLVHEASQIVR; encoded by the coding sequence ATGAGCCGGCCGACTTCCCGCAAGCCGGCCCCGCGCGCATCGGGCGCGCAACGGGCCGAAGGCCGCGTGATCGCGGCGCACGGCCGCCACTACATCGTCGCCCCCGACGACGGCGGCCCGATGCTGCAATGCTTCCCGCGCGGCAAGAAGAGCGACATCGCGGTCGGCGACCGCGTCGCATACGAACTCGCGTCGGCCGACCAGGGCGTGATCGTGGAGATCGGCGAACGGCGTAACCTGCTGTACCGCTCCGACCAGTTCAAGTCGAAGCTGTTCGCGGCAAACCTCGACCAGTTGCTGATCGTGCTCGCGACCGAGCCCTATTTCAGCGAGGATCTGCTCGGCCGTGCGCTGATCGCCGCCGAAGCGAACGAGCTGAAGCCGCTCGTCGTGCTGAACAAGATCGACGTCGAGACCGCGCTGCCGGTCGCGCGAGAGCGTCTTGCGCCGTACCGCGCGCTCGGCTACGACGCGCTCGAGCTGTCGGTGAAAGGTGCGCCGGACGATGCACGCGCGCAGTTGATGCCGCACCTGGCCGGCCATTCGACGATCCTGCTCGGCCAGTCCGGGATGGGCAAATCCACGCTCGTGAACCTGCTCGTACCCGATGCCGAAGCCGCGACCCGCGAGATTTCGGCCGCGCTCAACAGCGGCCGTCACACGACGACGTTCACGCGCCTGTACCCGCTGGAAGGCGGCGGTGCGCTGATCGATTCGCCGGGCTTCCAGGAATTCGGCCTCTACCACTTGACGGAAGGCCGCCTCGAACGCGCGTTTCCGGAATTCCGGCCGCTGCTCGCGGACTGCCGTTTCTATAATTGTCATCATCTGCACGAGCCCGGCTGCGCGATCCTCGAAGCCGTCGCCGACGGCCGCATCGCGCCGTCGCGGCACGCGCTTTACGCGCAGCTCGTGCACGAGGCGAGCCAGATCGTCCGCTGA
- the mog gene encoding molybdopterin adenylyltransferase, whose product MTTKRNHPDELVVGFVSISDRASTGVYEDKGIPALQEWLAGTLVSPWRAETRLIQDDAPTISATLTELVDVAGCDLVLTTGGTGPARRDVTPEATLAVATKEMPGFGEQMRQISLNFVPTAILSRQVAVIRETADHAALIINLPGQPKSIRETLEGLRDADGKSTVPGIFAAVPYCIDLLGGPYIETDAAVVAAFRPKSARR is encoded by the coding sequence ATGACGACGAAGCGTAACCATCCGGACGAGCTCGTGGTCGGCTTCGTGTCGATCAGCGACCGCGCGAGTACGGGGGTCTACGAAGACAAGGGCATTCCGGCGCTGCAGGAATGGCTCGCCGGCACGCTGGTTTCGCCGTGGCGCGCCGAAACGCGCCTGATCCAGGACGATGCGCCGACGATCTCGGCCACGCTGACCGAACTCGTCGACGTCGCCGGCTGCGACCTCGTACTGACGACGGGCGGCACCGGCCCCGCGCGCCGCGACGTGACGCCCGAGGCCACGCTGGCCGTGGCGACGAAGGAAATGCCGGGATTCGGCGAGCAGATGCGGCAGATCAGCCTGAACTTCGTGCCGACCGCGATCCTGTCGCGGCAGGTCGCGGTGATCCGCGAAACGGCCGACCATGCGGCGCTGATCATCAACCTGCCCGGCCAGCCGAAGTCGATCCGGGAAACGCTCGAAGGGCTGCGCGATGCCGACGGCAAGTCGACCGTGCCCGGCATCTTCGCCGCGGTGCCGTACTGCATCGACCTGCTCGGCGGCCCGTATATCGAGACCGACGCCGCGGTGGTCGCGGCGTTCCGGCCGAAAAGCGCGCGGCGCTGA
- a CDS encoding dihydrofolate reductase translates to MTTLTLIVARARNGIIGRDNELPWKLPEDLAFFKRTTMGAPIVMGRKTHESIGRPLPGRRNIVVTRDATRRFEGCDTVTSLADALALAARDGVPEAFLIGGAQLYAEGLMLADKLIVTEIDADFDGDASFPAPDTAHWQEISRDAHQAAAPNTFGYAFVVYTRKRD, encoded by the coding sequence ATGACGACGTTGACCCTGATCGTCGCGCGTGCCCGCAACGGCATCATCGGCCGCGACAACGAGTTGCCCTGGAAACTTCCGGAGGATCTCGCGTTCTTCAAGCGCACGACGATGGGCGCGCCGATCGTGATGGGCCGCAAGACCCACGAGTCGATCGGCCGTCCGCTGCCGGGCCGCCGCAACATCGTCGTCACGCGCGACGCCACGCGCCGTTTCGAAGGCTGCGACACGGTCACGTCGCTCGCCGATGCGCTGGCGCTCGCCGCGCGCGACGGGGTGCCCGAGGCATTCCTGATCGGCGGTGCGCAACTCTATGCGGAAGGTCTCATGCTCGCCGACAAGCTGATCGTCACCGAGATCGACGCCGACTTCGACGGCGACGCATCGTTCCCGGCGCCCGATACCGCGCACTGGCAGGAAATCTCGCGCGACGCGCATCAGGCTGCCGCGCCCAACACGTTCGGCTATGCGTTCGTCGTCTACACGCGCAAGCGCGACTGA
- a CDS encoding putative signal transducing protein → MRFKAPDLATAQHWANVLQVAGIGCELHNCYATGALGGLPADACTPELWLDDERDDALARRLLDAASHGPSAGAAPWRCRQCGEALEAQFTACWQCGAVRDPLDD, encoded by the coding sequence ATGCGTTTCAAGGCACCCGACCTCGCGACCGCGCAGCATTGGGCCAACGTGCTTCAGGTGGCCGGCATCGGTTGCGAGCTGCACAACTGCTACGCGACCGGCGCGCTCGGCGGCCTGCCCGCCGATGCATGCACGCCCGAGCTGTGGCTCGACGACGAACGTGACGACGCGCTCGCCCGCCGGCTGCTCGATGCCGCGTCGCACGGCCCGTCGGCGGGCGCGGCGCCCTGGCGCTGCCGGCAATGCGGCGAAGCGCTCGAAGCGCAATTCACCGCGTGCTGGCAATGCGGCGCCGTGCGCGACCCGCTCGATGACTGA
- a CDS encoding CobD/CbiB family protein, whose protein sequence is MTFFSVLLALIIEQVRALSPSNPVFALFQFHAETVAHGLDAGKQKHGLLAWLAVVLPWVLIVALIYFLLYKVSFVLAFLWNVAVVYFTLGFRQFSHYFTDIHLALNNDDVPRAREILHEWTGIDTVDMPVGEIVRHTLIHAVVASHRHVFGVFFWYVLPLGPAGAVLYRISEYLARSWATPGEDRTVAFSTFAQRAFFVIDWIPSRLTALGFAIVGNFEDAIYAWRNHTRQWPDPNDGVLLAAGSGALGARLAGPLAEPSSLDALAVGDSGPLTVGDDCTPRTLQSAVGLVWRAVILWMILLLMLTLAVWVS, encoded by the coding sequence ATGACTTTCTTTTCGGTTCTCCTCGCTCTCATCATCGAACAGGTCCGCGCGTTGTCGCCGAGCAATCCGGTGTTCGCGCTGTTCCAGTTTCATGCGGAAACCGTCGCGCATGGCCTCGACGCCGGCAAGCAGAAACACGGGCTTCTCGCATGGCTCGCGGTCGTGCTGCCGTGGGTGCTGATCGTCGCGCTGATCTATTTCCTGCTGTACAAGGTGAGCTTCGTGCTCGCGTTCCTGTGGAACGTCGCCGTCGTGTATTTCACGCTCGGCTTCCGTCAGTTCAGCCACTACTTCACCGATATCCATCTCGCGCTCAACAACGACGACGTACCGCGCGCGCGCGAAATCCTGCACGAGTGGACGGGTATCGACACGGTCGACATGCCGGTCGGTGAAATCGTCCGCCATACGCTGATCCATGCGGTCGTCGCGTCGCATCGCCACGTCTTCGGCGTGTTCTTCTGGTACGTGCTGCCACTCGGCCCGGCCGGCGCCGTGCTGTACCGGATTTCCGAATACCTCGCGCGCAGCTGGGCGACGCCGGGCGAGGACCGCACGGTCGCGTTCTCGACGTTCGCGCAGCGCGCGTTCTTCGTGATCGACTGGATTCCGTCCCGACTGACGGCGCTCGGTTTCGCGATCGTCGGCAATTTCGAGGATGCGATCTACGCGTGGCGCAACCATACGCGCCAGTGGCCCGACCCGAACGACGGCGTATTGCTGGCCGCCGGCAGCGGGGCGCTCGGCGCGCGTCTCGCGGGGCCGCTCGCGGAACCGTCGAGCCTCGATGCGCTGGCGGTCGGCGACAGCGGTCCGTTGACGGTCGGTGACGATTGCACGCCGCGCACGCTGCAGTCGGCGGTTGGTCTCGTATGGCGAGCGGTGATTCTGTGGATGATCCTGCTGTTGATGCTGACGCTGGCCGTCTGGGTATCGTGA
- a CDS encoding M48 family metallopeptidase, whose amino-acid sequence MSPFSFTLLFAIAVLAMVVTKLWLASRQIRFVAAHRNGVPAQFSATIPLTAHQRAADYTVERTRLTMLEIVVSAAVLVGLTLLGGVGALDTLLTGWLGRGYGQQVALVAAVLVITGVIDVPFEYYRQFGIEQRFGFNRMTKRLFFTDMLKNSLLGAVLGLPLLFVVLWLMNQAGSLWWLWTWIVWVAFQMLVLLIYPTFIAPLFNKFEPLKDDALRARIESLMKRCGFAAKGLFVMDGSRRSAHGNAYFTGFGASKRIVFFDTLLARLSGQEIEAVLAHELGHFKRRHVMKRMLVSFVLSLVLLALLGWLAQRTWFYTGLGVTPSLDTSNAGAALILFFLAIPVFLFFATPFSSLTSRKHEFEADAFAASQTDAQDLVSALVKLYEDNASTLTPDPVYTAFYYSHPPASQRIDRLLQHA is encoded by the coding sequence ATGTCACCCTTTTCGTTCACCCTGCTGTTCGCGATCGCCGTACTCGCGATGGTCGTCACCAAGCTGTGGCTCGCGTCGCGGCAGATCCGCTTCGTCGCCGCGCACCGCAACGGCGTGCCCGCGCAGTTCAGCGCCACCATCCCGCTGACCGCCCACCAGCGCGCGGCCGACTACACGGTCGAGCGCACCCGGCTGACGATGCTCGAGATCGTCGTCAGCGCGGCCGTGCTGGTCGGCCTCACGCTGCTCGGCGGCGTCGGCGCGCTCGACACGCTGCTGACCGGCTGGCTTGGCCGCGGCTACGGGCAGCAGGTCGCGCTGGTCGCCGCGGTGCTCGTGATCACGGGCGTGATCGACGTGCCGTTCGAGTATTACCGCCAGTTCGGCATCGAGCAGCGTTTCGGCTTCAACCGGATGACGAAGCGGCTGTTCTTCACCGACATGCTGAAGAATTCGCTGCTCGGCGCCGTGCTCGGCCTGCCGCTGCTGTTCGTCGTGCTGTGGCTGATGAACCAGGCCGGCAGCCTGTGGTGGCTGTGGACCTGGATCGTGTGGGTCGCGTTCCAGATGCTCGTGCTGCTGATCTACCCGACCTTCATCGCGCCGCTTTTCAACAAGTTCGAGCCGCTGAAGGACGACGCGCTGCGCGCGCGCATCGAGTCGCTGATGAAGCGCTGCGGCTTTGCGGCCAAGGGGCTGTTCGTGATGGACGGCAGCCGCCGCTCCGCGCACGGCAACGCGTATTTCACGGGCTTCGGCGCATCGAAGCGGATCGTGTTCTTCGACACGCTGCTCGCGCGCCTGTCCGGCCAGGAGATCGAAGCCGTACTCGCGCACGAACTCGGCCACTTCAAGCGCCGCCACGTGATGAAACGGATGCTCGTGTCGTTCGTGCTGAGCCTCGTGCTGCTCGCGCTGCTCGGCTGGCTCGCGCAACGCACGTGGTTCTACACGGGGCTCGGCGTCACGCCATCGCTCGACACCAGCAACGCAGGCGCCGCGCTCATCCTGTTCTTCCTCGCGATTCCGGTATTCCTGTTCTTCGCGACGCCGTTCAGCAGCCTGACGTCGCGCAAGCATGAATTCGAGGCCGACGCGTTCGCGGCCAGCCAGACCGACGCGCAGGATCTCGTCAGCGCGCTCGTGAAGCTCTACGAGGACAACGCATCGACGCTGACGCCCGACCCCGTCTACACGGCCTTCTACTACTCGCATCCGCCCGCGTCGCAGCGGATCGATCGCCTGCTGCAGCACGCATGA
- the orn gene encoding oligoribonuclease — MTDTAASASQPALVRNELNLVWLDMEMTGLDPDNDRIIEIAVVVTNSTLDIAVEGPVFAIHQSDETLAKMDDWNKSTHGRSGLIDRVRASTVTEAEAAAQLQAFLAQYVSPGKSPMCGNSICQDRRFMARWMPEFERFFHYRNLDVSTLKELCRRWQPAIYKGFQKRAMHTALADIHESIDELKYYREHFLIPAASVSAGESAPAA, encoded by the coding sequence ATGACCGATACCGCCGCTTCCGCCAGCCAGCCCGCGCTCGTGCGCAACGAGTTGAACCTCGTCTGGCTCGACATGGAGATGACGGGCCTCGACCCGGATAACGACCGCATCATCGAGATCGCGGTCGTCGTGACCAATTCCACGCTCGACATCGCCGTCGAGGGGCCGGTGTTCGCGATCCACCAGAGCGACGAGACGCTCGCGAAGATGGACGACTGGAACAAGTCGACGCACGGCCGCTCGGGCCTGATCGACCGCGTGCGCGCATCGACCGTGACCGAGGCGGAAGCCGCCGCGCAGTTGCAGGCGTTCCTCGCGCAGTACGTGTCGCCCGGCAAGTCGCCGATGTGCGGCAACTCGATTTGCCAGGACCGCCGCTTCATGGCGCGCTGGATGCCGGAATTCGAGCGATTCTTCCACTACCGCAACCTCGACGTCAGCACGCTCAAGGAGCTGTGCCGCCGCTGGCAGCCGGCCATCTACAAGGGTTTCCAGAAGCGGGCGATGCACACGGCGCTCGCGGACATCCACGAGTCGATCGACGAGCTGAAGTACTACCGCGAGCATTTTCTGATTCCGGCCGCGTCGGTGTCGGCAGGCGAGTCCGCGCCGGCCGCCTGA